From the genome of Phreatobacter cathodiphilus, one region includes:
- a CDS encoding protein phosphatase CheZ, whose product MKKVSTEHLDRIVQFIRTKGNGDVSLGDVVALAEVTVESLSSFFRSIDMAVYRELSDIASFITNMKVEVGRLQPNDLKHSRIPAAGMELDAIVKATEKATDTIMGAAEELMAADASDPVAYKAMVDERMMLIFEACSFQDITGQRVAKVIDTLKHIEARVTRFADAISAADADGYLSEDERRREERKLKNILHGPQLDGEGVDQSDVDALFAKPAKKGAKSEA is encoded by the coding sequence CGCATCGTCCAGTTCATCCGGACCAAGGGCAACGGCGACGTCTCGCTCGGCGACGTGGTCGCGCTGGCCGAGGTGACGGTCGAGTCGCTGTCGAGCTTCTTCCGCTCCATCGACATGGCGGTCTACCGCGAACTCTCGGACATCGCCTCCTTCATCACCAACATGAAGGTGGAGGTCGGTCGCCTGCAGCCCAACGACCTCAAGCACAGCCGCATTCCCGCCGCCGGCATGGAGCTGGACGCCATCGTCAAGGCCACCGAGAAGGCGACCGACACGATCATGGGCGCCGCCGAGGAGCTGATGGCGGCCGACGCCTCCGATCCCGTCGCCTACAAGGCCATGGTCGACGAGCGCATGATGCTCATCTTCGAGGCCTGCTCCTTCCAGGACATCACCGGCCAGCGCGTTGCCAAGGTCATCGACACGCTGAAGCACATCGAAGCCCGCGTCACCCGCTTCGCGGATGCGATCAGCGCCGCGGACGCGGACGGCTACCTGTCGGAAGACGAGCGCCGCCGCGAGGAGCGCAAGCTGAAGAACATCCTGCACGGTCCCCAGCTCGACGGCGAGGGGGTCGACCAGAGCGACGTCGACGCGCTTTTCGCCAAGCCCGCCAAGAAGGGCGCCAAGAGCGAGGCCTGA
- a CDS encoding TIGR01459 family HAD-type hydrolase gives MTDTIAAPPLSTAAVIDGLSAIAGDYDLVFSDVWGVLHNGMKAHPAACEALVAIRRSGVPVILITNAPRQAPVVVGQLDRLGVPRAAYDAIVTSGDVSRDYMRTRPGAPVHHVGPQRDLVVFEGIDTRLVDIEEADYVVCTGLVDDRTETPDDYQERLERMKARDLFFLCGNPDKVVEVGHDLIFCAGAIGDRYQSMGGKVLYAGKPYEPAYEACWRYAERILGHRPPNNRVLAIGDAMRTDVAGAARMGFDCLFLAEGIHAEVLLDEAGVKAEGLAALIAETGHQPRHVMRKLVW, from the coding sequence ATGACCGACACCATCGCCGCCCCGCCCCTGTCGACTGCCGCCGTGATCGACGGCCTCTCCGCCATCGCCGGGGATTACGACCTCGTTTTCTCCGACGTCTGGGGCGTGCTGCACAACGGCATGAAGGCCCATCCGGCCGCCTGCGAGGCCCTGGTGGCGATCAGGCGGAGCGGCGTGCCGGTGATCCTCATCACCAACGCCCCGCGGCAGGCCCCCGTGGTGGTCGGCCAGCTCGACAGGCTGGGCGTGCCGCGCGCCGCCTACGACGCCATCGTCACGTCGGGCGACGTCTCGCGCGACTATATGCGAACCCGGCCGGGGGCTCCGGTGCACCATGTCGGGCCGCAGCGCGACCTCGTCGTCTTCGAGGGCATCGACACCCGCCTGGTCGACATCGAGGAGGCCGACTACGTGGTCTGCACCGGCCTCGTCGACGATCGCACGGAGACGCCGGACGACTACCAGGAGCGGCTCGAGCGCATGAAGGCGCGCGACCTGTTCTTCCTGTGCGGCAATCCCGACAAGGTGGTGGAGGTCGGCCACGACCTCATCTTCTGCGCCGGCGCCATCGGCGACCGCTACCAGTCCATGGGTGGCAAGGTGCTCTATGCCGGCAAGCCCTACGAGCCGGCCTACGAAGCATGCTGGCGCTATGCGGAGCGCATTCTGGGGCATCGCCCGCCAAACAACCGTGTTCTCGCCATTGGCGACGCCATGCGCACCGACGTCGCCGGCGCAGCGCGGATGGGCTTCGACTGCCTGTTCCTCGCGGAAGGCATCCATGCCGAGGTGTTGCTGGACGAGGCGGGTGTGAAGGCCGAGGGACTGGCCGCGCTGATCGCGGAAACGGGGCACCAGCCCCGTCACGTCATGCGCAAGCTCGTCTGGTAA
- a CDS encoding alpha/beta fold hydrolase, with translation MATYDLFPGFESHWIDTSVGQIFARSGGSGPPLLLVHGFPQTHVEWHKVAPELAKHFTLVLPDLPGYGWSTAPRGGTDHFPYAKSDMAKVMIEVMSALGHARFMACGHDRGARVTYRLALDHPGRLERLALLDIVPTLVMWERIRAAPSPKTEHWIFLSGPDGAPEAEIGRNPTAYLEEKLSLWTKSGTLDSYDNRALQHYRDFFNDPSRIHACCEDYRAGATVDLVADTTDKAAGRTIGEPVHVVWGDAGIPSAGASPLEAWKVFAPKASGEAVDSGHFIPEENPAGCLAALLPFLRATTLA, from the coding sequence ATGGCCACCTACGATCTCTTCCCCGGATTCGAATCGCACTGGATCGACACCTCCGTCGGCCAGATCTTCGCGCGCTCCGGCGGATCCGGCCCGCCGCTGCTGCTGGTTCACGGCTTCCCGCAGACCCATGTGGAATGGCACAAGGTCGCCCCGGAACTGGCGAAGCACTTCACCCTCGTCCTGCCGGACCTGCCGGGCTATGGCTGGTCGACGGCGCCGCGCGGCGGCACCGACCATTTCCCTTATGCCAAGTCCGACATGGCGAAGGTGATGATCGAGGTCATGTCGGCCCTCGGCCATGCACGCTTCATGGCCTGCGGCCACGACCGGGGCGCCCGCGTCACCTATCGCCTGGCGCTGGACCATCCCGGGCGGCTGGAGCGCCTGGCGCTCCTCGACATCGTACCGACCCTCGTCATGTGGGAGCGCATTCGCGCCGCACCCTCGCCGAAGACCGAGCACTGGATCTTCCTGTCGGGACCGGACGGCGCGCCGGAGGCGGAGATCGGCCGCAACCCGACGGCCTATCTCGAGGAGAAGCTGTCGCTCTGGACCAAGAGCGGGACGCTGGACTCCTACGACAACCGGGCGCTGCAGCACTATCGCGACTTCTTCAACGATCCCTCGCGGATCCACGCATGCTGCGAGGACTATCGCGCCGGCGCCACCGTCGACCTCGTCGCCGACACGACCGACAAGGCGGCCGGCCGCACCATCGGCGAGCCCGTCCACGTCGTCTGGGGCGATGCCGGCATCCCCTCGGCGGGGGCGAGCCCGCTGGAGGCCTGGAAGGTCTTCGCGCCGAAAGCCAGCGGCGAGGCGGTGGATTCAGGGCACTTCATCCCCGAGGAGAACCCGGCGGGCTGCCTCGCGGCCCTGCTGCCCTTCCTGCGCGCCACCACCCTCGCGTGA